TCCTGGCCATCACCGGAAGCATTCAAACAGCCAATATTTTTTATGGACTTGCCATATATGCATTACCTGTGTTGTTCTCTTTGTATGGGTTTTACCTGCTCTGGAAATATCTTACCTGTGAAAACCCGATAATTTCGGACTTCCATATGACGCTAAAACAACTATCCTTCTGGTTCTTGGTAATCCTACTGTCGGTGGGTATCAGCATCTTAAAATTTTATATCTTTCAGCTGCAGGAGGATGGCTATCTGGCAGATCAACTGATTATATCTCTTACTTCCTCCTTTATGCTTTCCTTTTATCTGATTTGTTTCTATTCTTATATCGCTAACCGTATCCGTAAAACCCAGTAAGATGAAGGCTACCGTAAACGGATTATGGATACAGGGAGAACTTTCTGCTTTAGAATTACTAACCATACACTCCTTCCTACAAAATGGCTTTACCTTCCAGTTATGGACGTACACACCGGATACCATTAATGCACCTCCGGATACAGTCCTGAAATTTGCCGGCACAGTCATTCCTCAGTGCCAGGTCTTTTCATATGAAAACCCCAACAAACACGGGCACGGCAAAGGAAGTTATGCCGGATTTTCAGATATCTTCCGTTATAAATTATTATATGAGCAGGGAGGCATCTGGACAGATATGGATATTACCTGTCTGAGGCCATTTGATATTCCTGCCGAATTTTTCTTCCGCTATCACCACAAAGTGGGTGCGGTAGGTAATTTCATGAAGTGCCCTGCACACAGTGAGATGATGAAATGGTGTTTCGAACAGGCTGTCCAAAAAGTCACTGCTGAAAATAAAAACTGGATGCTTCCAATTGAGATATTAAATCAAGGCATACTGAAATATGAATTAACACCCTATATTCAGAAAATATCCAATAATGACAGTTTTCCCGAAGTCATGCGCATGCTTTCCGGAAAGGCAGCCATACCGAACGAATGGAAAATCATTCACTGGATGAATGAGGAATTCAGGCGCCTGGATATTTCTAAGTCCATTTTCCTAAAAAATTCCGTCGTCCAGCAATTATTAAGTAAATATGCAATTCCGCCCCAAACCTATGAGGGTAAAAAAATAATCCGACACAAAATTCTGTTAAGCCGATACTGGTATCTGCTGAAAAATATTAATTCTACCCTGAGCTGGTATTTTTTGCCGAAGTAAATAATTCCAGGTACATCTTGGCGGCATTATCCCATGAATAATTCTGCTGCATAAATTGCAGCAGCAACTCCGGATACCGGTAGTTTTTTAAAAATTTATCGAAATAAAATGCCTGTATCTTACCGGCAATATCTGCCGGATTGGCATACTGAACGAAATTCCCATTCAGACCTTCCAGGATCACTTCCTTATTACCGCTGACATCGGTAGCACAAACATATAAACCACAAGACACCGCTTCCAATACACATAACGACATGGCCTCTTCCCGGCTTGGAGCAATCAGCAGATGTGCTTTGGTATATTCTTCCATTACCTGGCTCTGACTGATTTTACCCATTAATTCAATGTCTTTCAGATTATTTTTGATAATATAATCTTCAATGGCACCTTTTAGATTCCCATCTCCAATTATCTTCAGGTGTATCGGGATATTGTTATGCTGCAACCGTTTGAATGCCCTAACTACAGACAAAGGATCTTTTTGTTCGACCAGCCTTCCGACAAATAAAGCCTGTATCGTCTGATCACCGGCATCAAACCCCTTTCTCACTTCAAATGACAACAAGCCGTTTGGTATGACTTTATTCTTATCCCTATTTTTCTTGCCCAGAAAATTATCTGCACTGTTCTTAAGTTGTTTCGTAAGTACGACATTGTAACTCGAATGCAGCAGGATGTTTTTTATGACGGGAAAACAAAACAGATGCCATAAAAACATTTGTCTCGGACTGAACCATGGTATATCATGTCCATGAGAAAGTATTATATATGGTATCTTAAACCGCTTTAATATATACTTGGCGACAATTCCTCCCGGAATGGTGAAATTAGCCAGACAAATATCAAACTGACCTTCCTTAAAATGTAGACCGGCATACTCCCTGCTTTTCTTCAACCAATCATACATCTCCAGCGGGTTGGACTGATGGGTGTATTTCCGTTTAGATACCAATCGAATGATATTCAAGTTATTTTCCGCATGATATTCCGGCTCTCCGGAAAACCAGGTGGTAAGTATCGTAACGGAATGACCTTTATTTATAAATTCATTGGCTAAATGCTGGGTAACCATGCCTGCACCTCCGCCTAAAGGCGGGTATTCATAATTCAGGATTAAGATATTCAAAGCAGAATACGGTTGTTTCTTTCTGTAAATTTATAAAAAAGAAACCTAATCTCCCCTTATTTCTTGACAGGCAGTTTCAACAAGAAGGTCGGATCCTCCTTAACTTCTTTAACATACCGTTCAATATCATCCTTGAATGTTAGGAAATTGGAGATACCGAATCTTTGAAAAATAGCATCCATTCTTGTTAAAACAGATGTATTCACGGTATCCAGCTGTTGGCGTAACTCAAATAAAAAATTATCAACTATCCTTTTGCCCTCTTCTTCCGTATAGTGATTATTTTGTATCAAATCCTCCAGCAGTTCCTTGATTTTATCATTCGTAACAGCTGCTGTACCTACCGAAACGTAAATTGACTTTTTGATTAATTCTTTCATATAAATTCCCTATATCGTACAAATTTATAAACTTATCCGCTTTCAGCGGGAAAAACATATTAAGACTGAATTACTATTATCTTAACCATTTTACCTGCAAAAATTATTGAA
The genomic region above belongs to Sphingobacteriales bacterium and contains:
- a CDS encoding glycosyltransferase family 4 protein, which gives rise to MNILILNYEYPPLGGGAGMVTQHLANEFINKGHSVTILTTWFSGEPEYHAENNLNIIRLVSKRKYTHQSNPLEMYDWLKKSREYAGLHFKEGQFDICLANFTIPGGIVAKYILKRFKIPYIILSHGHDIPWFSPRQMFLWHLFCFPVIKNILLHSSYNVVLTKQLKNSADNFLGKKNRDKNKVIPNGLLSFEVRKGFDAGDQTIQALFVGRLVEQKDPLSVVRAFKRLQHNNIPIHLKIIGDGNLKGAIEDYIIKNNLKDIELMGKISQSQVMEEYTKAHLLIAPSREEAMSLCVLEAVSCGLYVCATDVSGNKEVILEGLNGNFVQYANPADIAGKIQAFYFDKFLKNYRYPELLLQFMQQNYSWDNAAKMYLELFTSAKNTSSG